In Mytilus trossulus isolate FHL-02 chromosome 6, PNRI_Mtr1.1.1.hap1, whole genome shotgun sequence, a single window of DNA contains:
- the LOC134722993 gene encoding uncharacterized protein LOC134722993, which yields MVDKYEEEMPYAELGSPTRQNCINNPAQRVGNSGAPPLPPRRPTTFLKSYEHTSYSDATSLQKDRHDFRGSLSDSEVNLYSNNLRLNDSVGSNTSVCSAHTAFTYLSIGLKRTAGSPETDRNLLYSSIRSPTGGFSRVPSEYQLLSDLPISKEFQSTTVNRFVPTKGLESDDNTSGIFVKDSLHFPPEDWSLTIDELIQFNTLPGAIEDLRQQDFKRYIVTKVLPRLRRTNIEGIAKLLHIGSETITDIVIPVLFEETIETELYCGNAEDFYQAFNAVIEVFTIANSSPDLLLILFNLASIIRRKYSENQMTLKTNMCKKCQKRYRSLRTSKVCHRLSAIKLLTEQMQSSTKWEIPKSSAEGQSFPTTNFVDQYSHLFGIINKIFLSTDCSKYVEELKCTTRLLVEKKHKPQSENSTFQDIILRLVTTGCYLLLRNDTYLELQSKERLEGLFDVLDLILMNTNVLQETRMSLMTVLEPLFLVENTEIVQRILRVFINNHKKSVPVSRLVQQYTMKELLYTGITFPNYTCLNEREPKWITTKGILSYNDKEILLYCLMPTLHCLSQGKITECQPAACKKEKHVHINSLQMLTYLQHGKTHNSVIQLLAYQIHPLPLFYITERISSLTLNEFLLRKRKQSKWQTYKMLTSLVMEIVDVVIFLKDRGIVHRDLTSHAFRICDGGQRIVLHDFSIALKLDGKDFIQGKNLINLYFCYYYTADDYRLIPTLWSAPESILEDKYSVKSDAWMVGHLLYEVFTHGCQPYTEMYTFGIDKVLSYVVFHNLQPKQWQCIPKCIYELIIALLQRNPEDRRDLSEIQHKLKETVDSYSNQGSRRRHLSLRSEENELYPSIDPKQDLPRNVSFNAEDEKTNYKLIGGASSGMIDFNLSFPKLSFSTKIGKICISKFRHRHKYKL from the exons ATGGTCGATAAGTACGAAGAAGAGATGCCGTATGCCGAACTTGGATCACCGACTCGTCAAAACTGTATTAATAATCCTGCTCAGCGAGTCGGAAATTCTGGGGCACCACCCTTACCACCAAGAAGACCAACCACTTTTCTAAAATCTTACGAACACACCAGTTACAGTGATGCAACTAGCTTGCAAAAAGACAGACATGACTTCAGAGGCAGTTTATCTGATTCAGAGGTCAATTTATATAGTAATAATCTAAGGTTGAATGATTCAGTTGGATCAAATACTTCCGTATGCTCCGCGCATACTGCATTCACATATCTAAGCATAGGGTTAAAACGAACTGCTGGATCTCCAGAAACAGATAGAAACCTTTTATATAGTAGCATTCGTTCGCCAACAGGTGGATTTTCCCGTGTGCCTTCAGAATATCAACTGTTATCAGATCTACCGATATCAAAGGAATTCCAAAGTACGACAGTCAACCGTTTTGTTCCAACAAAAGGATTAGAATCAGATGATAATACTTCAGGAATATTCGTTAAAGACTCTTTGCACTTCCCACCTG aagaCTGGTCACTAACAATTGACGAATTGATTCAATTTAACACATTGCCTGGCGCAATAGAAGATCTCCGTCAACAGGATTTTAAGAGGTATATTGTAACTAAAGTGCTGCCACGCCTGAGGCGGACTAATATTGAAGGTATTGCGAAGCTTTTACACATAGGCAGTGAAACTATCACAGACATAGTAATTCCAGTATTATTTGAAGAGACAATTGAAACAGAATTGTACTGTGGAAATGCGGAAGATTTTTATCAAGCGTTTAATGCAGTAATTGAAGTTTTCACTATTGCCAATTCTTCCCCAGATCTTCTTTTGATACTATTTAATTTGGCATCAATTATTCGGAGAAAATATAGTGAAAATCAAATGACATTGAAAACAAACATGTgcaaaaaatgccaaaaaagaTACCGATCTCTTAGAACGTCAAAAGTCTGTCATCGTTTGAGCGCAATAAAGTTGCTAACGGAACAGATGCAGTCATCAACGAAATGGGAAATTCCTAAGAGTAGTGCAGAAGGACAAAGTTTTCCGACGACGAACTTTGTAGACCAGTATTCCCATTTATTCGGAATCATAAATAAG aTATTCCTTTCTACAGATTGTAGTAAGTATGTGGAGGAATTAAAGTGTACGACCAGGCTTCTTGTTGAAAAGAAACACAAGCCTCAATCAGAAAATAGTACTTTTCAAGATATTATACTTAGATTAGTAACAACCGGTTGTTATCTTCTTCTCAGAAATG ATACTTACCTGGAACTTCAATCAAAAGAAAGACTCGAAGGATTATTTGatgttttagatttaattttgatgAATACCAATGTTTTGCAAGAAACAAGAATGTCTTTAATGACAGTTTTAGAACCTCTGTTCTTAGTTGAAAATACCGAAATCGTTCAACGAATTTTGCGCGTGTTTATTAATAATCACAAAAAATCAGTACCTGTATCCAGACTTGTTCAACAATACACTATGAAGGAGCTTTTATATACAGGAATTACATTTCCAAATTATACTTGTTTAAACGAACGAGAACCAAAATGGATAACCACCAAAGGAATTTTAAGCTATAACGACAAGGAAATACTTCTCTATTGTTTAATGCCTACATTGCATTGCTTGTCTCAAGGCAAAATCACCGAATGCCAACCAGCAGCGTGCAAAAAGGAAAAACACGTTCACATTAACAGTTTACAAATGCTTACATATCTGCAGCATGGGAAAACGCACAATTCAGTGATACAACTATTGGCATATCAGATTCACCCACTGCCATTATTTTACATCACAGAACGGATATCCTCATTAACACTGAATGAGTTTCTTTTACGAAAACGGAAGCAATCAAAATGGCAGACTTACAAAATGTTAACGTCATTGGTGATGGAAATTGTTGATGTGGtgatttttctaaaagacaGAGGTATCGTTCACCGAGATCTTACTAGTCATGCATTTAGGATATGTGATGGTGGCCAAAGAATCGTTCTTCATGATTTCTCCATAGCATTAAAGCTAGATGGCAAGGATTTCATACAAGGCAAGAACTTGataaatttatat TTTTGCTATTATTATACAGCCGACGACTACCGCCTTATTCCAACCTTGTGGTCAGCACCTGAGAGCATACTGGAAGACAAATACAGCGTAAAATCAGATGCATGGATGGTTGGCCATTTACTGTATGAAGTTTTTACACATGGATGCCAGCCATATACAGAGATGTACACTTTTGGTATCGACAAGGTTCTGTCTTAT GTTGTTTTTCATAACCTTCAGCCAAAGCAATGGCAGTGTATTCCAAAGTGTATCTATGAACTAATCATTGCATTATTACAACGCAACCCAGAAGACAGGAGAGATCTATCTGAGATacaacataaactaaaagagaCAGTAGATTCGTATAGCAATCAAG GATCCAGACGACGACATCTTTCCCTCCGATCTGAAGAGAATGAACTGTATCCCAGTATAGATCCAAAACAGGATCTCCCAAGAAATGTAAGTTTTAATGCGGAAGATGAAAAGACGAATTATAAACTTATTGGTGGAGCCAGCTCAGGAATGATAGACTTCAATCTAAGTTTcccaaaattatcattttcaacgAAGATAGGTAAAATTTGCATTAGTAAGTTTAGACACAGACACAAGTACAAACTCTAA
- the LOC134721810 gene encoding mast/stem cell growth factor receptor-related protein Kit-like — protein MKTCPTWTTTDGQSDTYLLEYSMDCRTSVMEIASSRHFGDPFIDIVIKKNIDLVLKMVKFVMEMHRCSWILGSIRCADLYLSNENDQVVMARLGRMLWFDRSGLKDDYVIASHDCTDTLRWCPIEVLQFKQYSFASDMYSLAMAIYEFFMTLSVNQKDPMAGEMESAPFPYVAFEDLRDHLFSDGKPDQPEACPEWLYKQMSRCWSKDKDERPTCKQLFDSIENHLRLEEDVSEQDQYDQITEQTDSNDQYDDFIDNGATHIENVGVGEMEGDNIHYEIIPFECVNSDSDSEDNEIVLPKQQQRKTIAKQVDPNSDANTTDRLEYGFVTNTDNELESPRANSVVFALDI, from the exons ATGAAAACATGTCCAACATGGACCACAACAGATGGACAGAGTGACACATACCTTCTT GAGTATAGTATGGACTGCAGAACAAGTGTTATGGAAATAGCAAGTTCAAGACATTTCGGGGATCCctttattgatattgttataaagaaaaacattgaCTTAGTTCTTAAAATGGTGAAGTTCGTTATGGAAATGCATCGTTGTTCGTGGATTCTTGGATCAATACGATGTGCCGATTTGTACCTTTCTAATGAAAATGATCAG GTTGTGATGGCTAGATTAGGAAGAATGTTATGGTTTGACCGATCAGGATTAAAAGATGATTATGTTATTGCTAGTCACGATTGTACAGATACTCTGAGATG GTGCCCAATAGAAGTGCTTCAATTCAAACAGTACTCATTTGCATCAGACATGTACTCACTAGCTATGGCAATCTACGAGTTTTTCATGACATTGTCTGTTAATCAGAAAGATCCAATGGCAGGAGAAATGGAATCAGCACCTTTTCCATACGTAGCTTTTGAAGAT TTACGTGACCATCTATTCAGTGATGGCAAGCCAGACCAGCCAGAAGCCTGCCCAGAGTggttgtataaacaaatgagTCGATGTTGGAGTAAAGACAAGGACGAGCGTCCTACTTGTAAACAACTTTTTGATAGCATAGAAAATCATTTACG ATTGGAAGAAGATGTGTCTGAACAAGATCAGTATGATCAGATAACCGAACAGACAGACAGTAATGATCAATACGATGACTTCATAGATAATGGAGCTACACATATTGAGAATGTTGGGGTTGGTGAAATGGAAGGGGATAATATACATTACGAAATAATACCTTTTGAGTGTGTTAATAGTGACAGTGATTCTGAAGACAATGAAATTGTATTACCAAAACAACAGCAAAGGAAAACTATAGCAAAACAAGTAGATCCGAATTCTGATGCAAATACAACAGATAGACTGGAATATGGTTTTGTTACAAATACGGATAACGAGTTGGAATCTCCCAGGGCAAATAGTGTTGTATTTGCATTGGACATATGA